A region of Cellulophaga sp. RHA19 DNA encodes the following proteins:
- a CDS encoding TM2 domain-containing protein — protein sequence MSEENKDFADEAKETTNEFAEGAKEAANDISEGLNNMAGGENKKMLVGILAIIFGSLGVHKFILGYQKEGIILLVATVVGYATLCIAVGGIILAATWIIGIVEGIMYLTKSDEEFYNTYQVGRKPWF from the coding sequence ATGTCAGAAGAAAACAAGGATTTTGCTGATGAAGCAAAAGAAACAACAAACGAATTTGCAGAAGGCGCAAAAGAAGCTGCTAACGATATATCTGAAGGCCTAAACAATATGGCTGGAGGAGAAAACAAGAAAATGCTAGTTGGTATTTTAGCAATTATCTTTGGATCTTTAGGAGTTCATAAATTTATTTTAGGCTACCAAAAAGAAGGTATTATTTTGCTAGTTGCAACCGTAGTAGGTTACGCAACTCTTTGCATTGCTGTTGGTGGTATCATTCTTGCAGCAACTTGGATTATTGGTATTGTTGAAGGTATTATGTACCTAACAAAATCTGATGAAGAATTCTACAACACATACCAAGTAGGTAGAAAGCCTTGGTTTTAA
- a CDS encoding cupin domain-containing protein → MKTINLKEKQSKFSKQWHPHQIAVVDNMQVLLAKLKGNFVWHAHENEDELFQVLKGTLYMQFRDRTEIVKEGEIIVVPKGVEHCPKTKNDEVVEVLLFEKQSISHTGTVIDEKTQTEYPKI, encoded by the coding sequence TTGAAAACCATCAACCTAAAAGAAAAACAAAGCAAGTTTAGTAAACAGTGGCATCCGCACCAAATTGCTGTTGTAGACAATATGCAGGTACTTTTAGCCAAATTAAAAGGCAACTTTGTTTGGCACGCACACGAAAATGAAGATGAACTTTTTCAGGTACTAAAAGGTACATTGTATATGCAATTTAGAGACCGTACAGAAATAGTAAAAGAAGGCGAAATAATTGTGGTTCCTAAAGGCGTAGAACACTGCCCTAAAACAAAAAATGATGAAGTTGTAGAGGTTTTGTTGTTTGAGAAACAATCTATTTCACACACAGGCACTGTTATTGACGAGAAAACACAAACTGAATATCCAAAAATATAA
- a CDS encoding aspartate kinase: MKIFKFGGASVKDATGVKNVVNVLQQVGHTNTLVVVSAMGKTTNAMEDVVNAYFNDKAALPATIQEIVDFHTNILNDLFDNKQHEVYAKVKVLFDEVQGFLAWNKSPKRSFVYDQVVGYGELLSTTILNAYLNQVNIQSNWLDVREFIKTSDNYRDAIVDWDKTQEKITAGIDKSKLNITQGFLGSDDNNFTTTLGREGSDYSAAILAYCLNATEVTIWKDVPGVLNADPRYFEETQLLNKISYREAIELAFYGASVIHPKTLQPLQRKEIPLRVKSFLNPLDAGTTVGKGEGIEPKVPCFIIKRDLVLMKLSSLDFSFIVEDSISELFKLLHDHKMKVDLIQNSAISFSVCVDNKFDQLPDLLNKLKGKFKVNHQEGVSLFTIRHFNTKAIESIQNGKEILLEQRAKETVQLVVK; this comes from the coding sequence ATGAAGATTTTTAAATTTGGTGGCGCTTCTGTAAAAGATGCTACTGGTGTAAAGAATGTTGTAAATGTGTTACAACAAGTTGGGCATACTAACACTTTGGTAGTTGTTTCTGCAATGGGCAAAACAACAAATGCAATGGAAGATGTTGTAAATGCTTATTTTAATGATAAGGCTGCTTTACCAGCAACAATTCAAGAAATTGTTGATTTTCATACAAATATTTTAAATGATTTGTTTGACAATAAACAACATGAAGTTTATGCTAAAGTTAAAGTTTTGTTTGATGAGGTACAGGGCTTTTTAGCGTGGAACAAGTCGCCAAAACGTAGTTTTGTGTACGACCAAGTTGTTGGTTACGGAGAGTTGCTTTCTACTACTATTTTAAATGCATATTTAAACCAAGTTAATATACAAAGCAATTGGTTAGATGTTCGTGAGTTTATAAAAACGAGTGATAATTATAGAGACGCAATTGTAGACTGGGACAAAACACAAGAGAAAATTACTGCTGGTATAGATAAAAGCAAACTAAACATAACGCAAGGTTTTTTAGGGAGTGATGATAATAACTTTACAACTACTTTAGGTAGAGAAGGGTCTGATTATTCTGCTGCTATTTTGGCGTATTGCTTAAATGCTACAGAGGTTACTATTTGGAAAGATGTACCTGGTGTTTTAAATGCAGATCCAAGGTATTTTGAAGAAACACAGTTGTTAAACAAAATATCATACAGAGAAGCAATAGAACTTGCATTTTATGGTGCGTCTGTAATTCACCCAAAAACATTACAGCCTCTACAGCGTAAAGAAATTCCGCTGCGTGTAAAATCTTTTTTAAACCCATTAGATGCAGGAACTACTGTTGGTAAAGGTGAAGGAATAGAACCAAAAGTACCTTGTTTTATTATAAAAAGAGATTTGGTTTTAATGAAACTTTCTTCTTTAGATTTTTCTTTTATTGTAGAAGATAGTATTAGTGAGTTGTTTAAGTTGTTGCATGACCATAAAATGAAGGTAGACTTAATTCAGAACTCTGCCATTAGTTTTTCTGTGTGTGTAGATAATAAGTTTGATCAGTTACCAGATTTACTTAACAAACTAAAAGGAAAATTTAAGGTAAACCACCAAGAGGGAGTTTCTTTATTCACTATTCGTCATTTTAACACAAAGGCTATAGAAAGTATACAAAACGGAAAAGAAATTTTACTTGAACAAAGAGCTAAAGAAACCGTACAACTAGTAGTAAAGTAA
- a CDS encoding GNAT family N-acyltransferase, translating to MGLVTAKEVAQAIKVDKFGFVGTFIGWLLMKVTKISSINAFYDDHKHLTETAFLDAILEHYQIKFEIPEEDFRRLPKDGAYITISNHPLGGIDGVLLLKLLLQHRADFKIMANFLLNRIEPMSPYILPVNPFETRKDVKSSLAGFKNAMLHLRGGHPLGIFPAGEVSTYRDGKLIVDKPWEETALKLIRRAEVPVVPIYFHAKNSRLFYRLSKISDVFRTAKLPSEVTTQKNRVIKVRIGQPITVKTQNEHKSLADFTDLLRRKTYMLSNAFEKERLIDKVPTTLKIPKAPKKIATPISRDIIEKEIEELRKKDCRLLQSKSYEVFLATADDMPSILQEIGRQREVTFRAIGEGTNKAIDLDEFDNYYHHLFLWDDQGKAIVGAYRMGLGGEIFKKYGIDGFYVQDLFRLEPELYGMMQQTIEMGRAYIVKEYQQKPMPLFLLWKGIVHTTLRHPEYKYLIGGVSISNQFSNFSKSLMIEFMKSNYWDPYVAQYIRPKKEFKVKLKDADKEFIFDETEADLNKFDRLIDEVEPGNLRLPVLIKKYIKQNAKVVAFNVDPLFNNSVDGLMYIKIADIPESTVKPVMEEFQAELEQKLHNGQTE from the coding sequence ATGGGATTAGTTACAGCAAAAGAAGTTGCGCAGGCCATTAAAGTAGATAAGTTTGGTTTTGTTGGTACTTTTATAGGTTGGTTGTTAATGAAGGTGACTAAAATATCTAGTATTAATGCCTTTTATGATGACCATAAGCACCTAACAGAGACCGCTTTTTTAGATGCTATTTTAGAGCATTACCAAATTAAATTTGAGATTCCTGAGGAAGACTTTAGAAGACTTCCAAAAGACGGAGCATACATCACCATATCTAACCATCCGCTGGGTGGTATAGATGGTGTTTTATTGTTAAAATTACTTTTGCAACATAGGGCCGACTTTAAAATAATGGCTAATTTTCTGTTAAATAGAATAGAGCCAATGTCGCCTTACATATTACCTGTAAATCCTTTTGAGACTAGAAAAGATGTAAAAAGTAGTTTAGCCGGATTTAAAAATGCGATGCTACATTTAAGAGGAGGACATCCATTGGGTATTTTTCCTGCAGGTGAAGTATCTACTTATAGAGATGGAAAATTAATTGTAGATAAACCTTGGGAAGAAACTGCTTTAAAGCTCATAAGAAGGGCAGAAGTGCCTGTGGTTCCAATCTATTTTCACGCTAAAAATAGTAGGTTGTTTTACAGGTTGTCTAAAATTAGTGATGTTTTTAGAACTGCTAAATTACCGTCTGAAGTAACTACGCAAAAAAACAGAGTCATTAAAGTTAGAATTGGTCAGCCTATAACTGTAAAAACTCAGAACGAACACAAGAGCTTAGCAGATTTTACAGATTTATTGCGTAGAAAAACATATATGTTGTCTAATGCCTTTGAAAAAGAAAGGTTGATAGATAAAGTACCTACAACACTAAAAATACCCAAAGCTCCTAAAAAAATAGCAACACCTATTAGCAGAGACATTATAGAAAAGGAGATTGAAGAATTACGTAAAAAAGATTGTAGACTTTTACAAAGTAAATCTTATGAAGTCTTTTTGGCTACCGCAGATGATATGCCTTCTATTTTACAAGAAATAGGTAGGCAAAGAGAGGTTACTTTTAGAGCTATTGGTGAAGGAACTAATAAGGCTATAGATTTAGATGAGTTTGATAATTATTACCACCATCTTTTTCTGTGGGATGACCAAGGAAAAGCTATAGTTGGTGCTTACCGTATGGGGCTTGGAGGCGAAATATTTAAAAAATATGGTATAGATGGTTTTTATGTTCAAGATCTTTTTAGGTTAGAGCCAGAACTGTATGGTATGATGCAGCAAACCATAGAAATGGGTAGGGCATATATAGTAAAGGAATACCAGCAAAAACCAATGCCTCTATTTTTACTTTGGAAAGGTATTGTGCACACAACACTTAGGCACCCAGAGTATAAGTACTTAATAGGTGGTGTTAGTATTAGTAATCAGTTTTCTAATTTCTCTAAATCTTTAATGATAGAGTTTATGAAATCTAACTACTGGGATCCGTATGTAGCGCAGTATATTAGGCCTAAAAAAGAGTTTAAGGTAAAATTAAAAGACGCAGATAAAGAATTTATTTTTGATGAAACTGAAGCCGATTTAAATAAGTTTGATAGACTTATTGATGAGGTAGAACCAGGTAACTTACGCTTGCCTGTTTTAATTAAAAAATATATTAAACAAAATGCAAAAGTGGTAGCATTTAACGTAGATCCGCTTTTTAATAACTCTGTAGATGGTTTAATGTATATTAAAATTGCAGATATACCAGAAAGTACTGTTAAGCCGGTTATGGAAGAATTTCAGGCAGAATTGGAACAAAAACTACACAACGGACAAACAGAATAA
- a CDS encoding VOC family protein encodes MKNRVTGLGGFFFKTEDPDKIKQWYKDRLGLDTDRYGCTFWWKDKEGNDCSTQWSPMKNDTTYFEPSKSSFMMNFRVENLEKLLEVLKAEGVTIVGEIEEYSYGKFGWILDPDGNKLELWEPIDEAFK; translated from the coding sequence ATGAAGAATAGGGTAACAGGCTTAGGTGGTTTCTTTTTTAAAACAGAAGACCCAGATAAAATAAAGCAATGGTACAAAGACAGATTAGGTCTAGATACAGACCGTTATGGTTGTACCTTTTGGTGGAAAGATAAAGAAGGAAACGATTGTAGTACCCAATGGAGTCCAATGAAAAATGACACCACGTATTTTGAACCTAGCAAATCTTCTTTTATGATGAATTTTAGGGTTGAAAACTTAGAGAAATTATTAGAAGTACTAAAAGCAGAAGGTGTTACTATTGTTGGTGAAATAGAAGAATATAGCTACGGAAAATTTGGATGGATACTAGACCCTGACGGAAATAAACTAGAATTATGGGAGCCAATAGACGAAGCTTTTAAGTAA
- a CDS encoding DUF1801 domain-containing protein: MQSKAVTPDQYINELPEERKETFSKIREIILNNIPAGFTETMSYGMLGYVVPHILYADGYHCDPKLPLPFMNVASQKNFIALYHSGIYADPDLLNWFTKEYPKHCKRKLDMGKSCIRFKKLDDIPYELIGELATKMTVQQWIDLYEKNTKK, from the coding sequence ATGCAATCTAAAGCCGTAACACCAGACCAATATATAAATGAACTACCAGAAGAGCGTAAGGAAACTTTTTCTAAAATTAGAGAAATAATTTTAAATAATATCCCTGCTGGTTTTACAGAAACTATGAGTTATGGTATGTTAGGCTATGTTGTACCACATATCTTATATGCAGATGGCTACCATTGTGATCCAAAGTTGCCACTACCCTTTATGAATGTGGCTTCGCAAAAAAACTTTATTGCCTTGTACCATTCTGGTATTTATGCAGACCCAGACTTGTTAAATTGGTTTACTAAAGAATATCCTAAGCATTGCAAACGCAAGTTAGATATGGGCAAAAGCTGTATAAGATTTAAAAAGTTAGATGATATCCCATACGAGTTAATTGGCGAACTGGCTACAAAAATGACGGTACAACAATGGATAGATTTATACGAGAAAAACACTAAAAAATAA
- a CDS encoding carboxypeptidase-like regulatory domain-containing protein — protein MKTSFFFLFALLFLQGFTQNTVNGYVLDEVSKEPLQGASVFYDGTTIGVITTTDGYFSISTEKNSTSPLVISYFGFKNKVVNVVGKTTVGTIYLQEAIEELNEVVLEPDTWSREKKLRIFRNQFLGSTLPAQKCKILNEDDIRLYYSKKEDVLYAYANKPILVQNKFLGYNLEYHLQDFEVRYKTNINGFRLTGSVFYAGTTLFKEIDKKTRRKYIKNRELTYYGSTLHFMRALSAKRLTEENFRIFKESLEVNPYDYYKVESIGNGNTKVTQTLERLNVLYNRWSNSFVVVTQNPFEIDAYGNHSPVDVVLFGGDMGLLRIANTLPLDYESVN, from the coding sequence ATGAAAACGAGTTTCTTTTTTTTATTTGCACTTCTTTTTCTACAAGGATTCACGCAAAATACTGTTAATGGTTATGTTTTAGATGAGGTTAGTAAAGAACCTTTGCAAGGAGCATCTGTTTTTTATGATGGTACAACCATTGGTGTGATTACAACTACAGATGGTTATTTTAGTATTTCTACAGAAAAAAATAGTACTTCACCTTTAGTCATAAGTTATTTTGGATTTAAAAATAAGGTTGTAAATGTAGTTGGTAAAACAACTGTAGGTACTATTTACTTACAAGAAGCCATAGAAGAATTAAATGAGGTTGTTCTGGAACCAGACACTTGGAGTAGAGAAAAGAAATTACGCATCTTTAGAAATCAGTTTTTAGGCTCCACTTTACCAGCACAAAAATGTAAAATTTTAAATGAAGATGACATACGCTTGTACTACAGTAAAAAAGAAGATGTACTTTATGCTTATGCCAACAAGCCTATTCTAGTTCAAAATAAATTTTTAGGGTATAATTTAGAGTATCATTTACAAGATTTTGAGGTTAGGTATAAAACCAATATAAATGGTTTTAGGTTAACAGGTTCTGTGTTTTATGCAGGCACTACCTTGTTTAAGGAAATAGATAAAAAAACAAGGCGTAAGTATATTAAAAATAGAGAACTTACTTATTATGGGTCTACATTACATTTTATGCGTGCTTTGTCTGCAAAGAGACTAACAGAAGAAAATTTTAGAATTTTTAAAGAGAGTTTAGAAGTAAACCCTTATGACTATTACAAAGTAGAAAGTATAGGCAATGGTAACACCAAAGTAACGCAGACTTTAGAGCGCTTAAATGTGTTGTATAATAGGTGGAGTAATTCTTTTGTTGTAGTAACTCAAAACCCTTTTGAAATAGATGCTTATGGCAACCATTCTCCTGTAGATGTGGTGTTGTTTGGCGGCGATATGGGCTTGCTTAGAATAGCAAATACATTACCCTTAGATTATGAGTCTGTAAACTAA
- a CDS encoding tellurite resistance TerB family protein, which produces MSFKDLYGNSQHRKNVAHFASIASLASVDGEVNDAEQVVLDRFARKLDITETEYKEVMKNPGKYPIDPPTSLDRRLERMYDLFKIIFADHNIDDDERLLIKKYAIGLGYSNESADQVISRSITIFGGKLDFEDYAMFVRR; this is translated from the coding sequence ATGTCTTTTAAAGATTTATACGGTAATAGCCAACATAGAAAAAATGTTGCACACTTTGCATCTATTGCTTCTTTAGCAAGTGTAGATGGTGAGGTTAATGATGCAGAGCAAGTTGTTTTAGACCGTTTTGCACGTAAATTAGATATTACTGAAACTGAGTACAAAGAGGTAATGAAAAACCCAGGGAAATACCCAATAGATCCGCCAACAAGTTTAGACAGACGTTTAGAGCGTATGTACGATTTGTTTAAAATTATATTTGCAGATCATAATATTGATGATGATGAGCGTTTGCTTATTAAAAAATATGCTATTGGTTTAGGATATTCTAATGAGTCGGCAGATCAGGTAATTTCTAGATCTATAACTATTTTTGGTGGAAAATTAGATTTTGAAGATTATGCTATGTTTGTTAGAAGATAA
- a CDS encoding GNAT family N-acetyltransferase, protein MEFITRDATREDMPQVLNLIKELALFEKEAEAVEVTVDDLILDGFGDHKLFHCFVAEANNEIAGLALVYNRYSTWKGPVLHLEDLIVTQKMRGSGLGTLLLNEVIKYGHSQGVKRICWEVLDWNEPAIKFYQSKGADVKRDWDVVHLDEKGIENYIANL, encoded by the coding sequence ATGGAGTTTATTACTAGAGATGCAACCAGAGAAGATATGCCGCAAGTACTTAATTTAATTAAGGAACTGGCACTTTTTGAAAAAGAAGCAGAAGCGGTAGAAGTTACTGTAGATGATTTAATTTTAGATGGTTTTGGAGATCATAAATTGTTTCACTGCTTTGTTGCAGAGGCAAATAATGAAATAGCAGGTCTTGCTTTGGTGTATAACAGATATTCTACCTGGAAAGGTCCTGTTTTGCATTTAGAAGATTTAATTGTTACTCAAAAAATGCGTGGTTCTGGTTTAGGAACTTTGTTATTAAATGAGGTTATAAAATACGGCCATAGTCAAGGTGTAAAACGTATATGTTGGGAAGTTTTAGATTGGAACGAGCCAGCTATTAAATTTTACCAAAGTAAAGGTGCAGACGTAAAAAGAGATTGGGACGTTGTACATTTAGATGAAAAAGGAATTGAAAATTACATAGCTAACCTTTAA
- the fbp gene encoding class 1 fructose-bisphosphatase: MDKKNKTLGEFIIENQSSFQYSSGELSKLINAIRLAAKVVNHEVNKAGLIDILGAAGDTNIQGEDQQKLDVLANEKFIQTLKNREIVCGIASEEEDDFISINSQDEQHQNKYIVLIDPLDGSSNIDVNVSVGTIFSIYRRVTPVGTPVTIEDFLQPGDNQVAAGYIVYGTSTMLVYTTGDGVNGFTLNPAIGTFYLSHPNMQFPETGKIYSVNEGNYIHFPQGVKDYIKYCQQEEGDRPYTSRYIGSLVSDFHRNMIKGGIYMYPKSSKAHEGKLRLLYECNPMAFLAEQANGKATNGKERIMALKPTELHQRVPFFCGSTKMVEKAEEFIAKASK, translated from the coding sequence ATGGACAAAAAAAACAAGACTTTAGGAGAATTTATCATTGAAAACCAATCCTCATTTCAATATTCTTCTGGGGAACTCTCTAAACTAATTAACGCCATACGTTTAGCCGCAAAAGTGGTAAACCACGAGGTAAACAAAGCAGGATTAATAGATATATTAGGCGCTGCTGGCGATACTAACATACAAGGAGAAGACCAACAAAAGCTAGATGTTTTAGCAAACGAAAAGTTTATACAAACGCTAAAAAACAGAGAAATTGTTTGTGGTATTGCATCGGAAGAAGAAGATGATTTTATTAGCATTAATAGCCAAGATGAGCAACACCAAAACAAATATATTGTACTTATAGACCCATTAGATGGTTCTTCTAACATAGATGTAAACGTATCTGTGGGTACAATTTTTTCTATATACCGTAGAGTAACTCCCGTTGGTACACCAGTAACAATAGAAGACTTTTTACAACCAGGCGATAACCAAGTAGCAGCAGGTTATATTGTTTATGGCACATCTACAATGTTAGTATATACAACAGGTGATGGTGTAAATGGTTTTACATTAAACCCAGCAATTGGTACTTTTTACTTGTCTCACCCAAATATGCAATTTCCAGAAACAGGTAAAATATACTCTGTTAACGAGGGTAACTACATACACTTTCCGCAAGGCGTAAAAGATTATATAAAATATTGCCAGCAAGAAGAAGGAGACAGGCCATACACCTCTAGGTATATTGGCTCATTAGTATCAGATTTTCATAGAAATATGATAAAGGGTGGTATTTATATGTATCCAAAAAGTAGTAAAGCCCATGAAGGTAAACTGCGTTTGTTGTATGAGTGTAACCCAATGGCATTTTTAGCAGAACAAGCAAATGGTAAAGCAACTAATGGTAAAGAGCGTATAATGGCTTTAAAGCCAACAGAATTGCACCAACGTGTACCTTTTTTCTGTGGTAGCACAAAAATGGTAGAAAAAGCAGAAGAATTTATTGCTAAAGCAAGTAAATAA
- the ggt gene encoding gamma-glutamyltransferase, translating into MKIKLFYLLVCALFTTVIKAQTYAKNGMVVSDNSAASKVGAEILKKGGNAIDASVATAFALAVTHPQAGNIGGGGFLVFMKSDGNATTIDFREKAPLKATTNMFLDEQGNLIPGSNHNGLQSVGVPGTVAGLFMAHKKYGKLPWASLVQPAIDLAENGVPLSYTLYKHALHYKKESEFMANYFTNEKGEITQMDEIWKQPVLAATLKEIRDNGKDGFYKGKVAKEIARFMKKNDGLITLKDLVKYEAVERTPLKGTYKGHDIFVMPPPSSGGVALLEMMNIMELADFNNTPFNSTPYVHLVAEAMRRAFADRAEHLGDPDFNLNMPLEKLTSKEFAKNRFKNIDWQKASVSDSTKFGQIYEGNNTTHLSILDKEGNAVSLTYTLEHSYGSRLGSPKLGFIFNNEMGDFNPQPDYTNSKGLIGSAANIIKPEKRMLSSMTPTIVAKDGKAVLVIGSPGGRTIINTVFQTVLNVIEFDMPIHKAIEAMKIHHQWLPDRILYEKDLLSPDTIKALEAMGHTMVEREHLGRLMGITVDTENKVYIGASDSSSPDGGAIGY; encoded by the coding sequence GTTGCAACTGCTTTTGCTTTAGCCGTTACGCATCCACAAGCTGGTAATATTGGCGGTGGTGGCTTTTTAGTTTTTATGAAATCTGATGGTAACGCTACCACAATAGATTTTAGAGAAAAAGCACCTTTAAAAGCAACTACAAATATGTTTTTAGATGAACAGGGCAACTTAATACCTGGCTCTAACCACAATGGTTTGCAATCTGTTGGTGTACCCGGCACGGTTGCAGGGCTATTTATGGCGCATAAAAAATATGGTAAGCTACCTTGGGCATCACTTGTACAGCCAGCTATTGATTTAGCAGAAAACGGTGTGCCTTTGTCTTACACGCTGTATAAACACGCCCTACATTATAAAAAGGAATCTGAATTTATGGCCAATTATTTTACCAATGAAAAAGGTGAAATAACACAAATGGATGAAATTTGGAAACAACCTGTACTTGCCGCAACGCTAAAAGAAATTAGAGATAATGGTAAAGACGGTTTTTACAAAGGTAAGGTAGCCAAAGAAATTGCTCGTTTTATGAAAAAAAATGATGGTTTAATTACATTAAAAGATTTAGTAAAATATGAAGCCGTAGAAAGAACTCCTTTAAAAGGAACTTATAAGGGGCACGACATTTTTGTAATGCCACCTCCTAGTTCTGGTGGAGTTGCATTGTTAGAAATGATGAATATTATGGAGTTAGCAGATTTTAATAACACGCCTTTTAACTCAACACCTTACGTACATTTGGTAGCAGAAGCTATGCGTAGAGCTTTTGCAGATAGAGCAGAACATTTAGGTGATCCTGACTTTAATTTAAATATGCCTTTAGAAAAACTTACGTCTAAAGAATTTGCTAAAAACAGGTTTAAAAATATAGATTGGCAAAAAGCATCTGTAAGCGATTCTACCAAATTTGGACAAATTTACGAAGGCAACAATACCACTCATTTATCTATTTTAGATAAAGAAGGTAATGCCGTATCGTTAACCTACACTTTAGAACATTCCTACGGTTCTAGATTAGGTTCTCCTAAACTTGGTTTTATTTTTAATAATGAAATGGGAGATTTTAATCCGCAACCAGACTACACAAACAGCAAAGGCTTAATTGGTTCTGCTGCTAACATTATTAAGCCAGAAAAAAGAATGCTTTCTAGTATGACTCCTACAATTGTAGCTAAAGACGGTAAAGCTGTTTTGGTTATTGGTAGCCCAGGCGGAAGAACAATTATAAACACGGTCTTTCAAACAGTTTTAAATGTAATTGAGTTTGATATGCCTATACACAAAGCTATTGAAGCTATGAAAATTCACCACCAATGGTTACCAGACCGTATTTTGTATGAAAAAGATTTACTATCACCAGACACTATAAAGGCATTAGAAGCTATGGGACATACAATGGTAGAACGCGAGCACTTAGGCAGGCTAATGGGTATTACTGTAGATACTGAAAATAAAGTTTACATAGGAGCATCAGATTCTTCTAGTCCAGATGGTGGTGCAATTGGTTATTAA
- a CDS encoding 2-hydroxyacid dehydrogenase yields MKVLHLDKNHPLIIEQFKDFGFVNDIDYTATKEEVEAIIHNYEGLIIRSRFPLDKAFLDKAANLKFIGRLGAGLENIDTDYATQKGIFLASAPEGNRNAVGEHTLGMILSLFNKLNKASQEIRNGKWDREGNRGIELDGRTVGIIGYGNMGNAFAKKLRGFDVDVLCYDIKDGVGNENATQVSLKELQQKADVLSLHVPQSNSTKNMVTTGFINDFKKPFWLFNTARGKCVVTADLVAALKEGKILGAGLDVLEYEKASFENMFTDNELPKAFEYLIQSDKVLLSPHVAGWTVESKIKLAQTIVDKVEAKFL; encoded by the coding sequence ATGAAAGTATTGCATTTAGATAAAAATCATCCTTTAATAATAGAACAATTTAAAGATTTTGGTTTTGTAAATGATATAGATTACACAGCAACTAAAGAGGAAGTTGAAGCTATTATTCACAACTATGAGGGATTAATTATACGCAGTAGATTTCCGTTAGACAAAGCATTTTTAGACAAAGCAGCCAACCTAAAATTTATAGGAAGATTAGGTGCTGGCCTAGAAAATATAGATACAGATTACGCTACGCAGAAAGGTATTTTTTTAGCTTCTGCCCCAGAAGGCAACCGCAATGCTGTTGGCGAACACACATTGGGTATGATTTTATCTTTGTTTAATAAGTTAAATAAAGCAAGCCAAGAAATCCGTAATGGCAAATGGGACAGAGAAGGCAACCGAGGTATTGAGCTAGACGGTAGAACCGTTGGTATAATAGGCTACGGAAATATGGGTAATGCTTTTGCTAAAAAACTACGTGGTTTTGATGTAGATGTATTGTGCTATGATATTAAAGATGGTGTTGGCAACGAAAATGCAACTCAAGTATCATTAAAAGAGTTACAACAAAAAGCAGATGTATTAAGTCTACACGTACCACAGTCTAATTCTACCAAAAATATGGTAACAACAGGCTTTATTAATGACTTTAAAAAGCCGTTTTGGTTGTTTAATACTGCTCGTGGTAAATGTGTAGTAACAGCAGATTTGGTGGCAGCACTAAAAGAAGGTAAAATATTAGGCGCAGGACTAGATGTTTTAGAATATGAAAAAGCCTCTTTTGAAAATATGTTTACAGATAATGAACTCCCTAAAGCTTTTGAATACTTAATACAATCTGATAAAGTTTTACTTAGTCCGCACGTAGCTGGCTGGACCGTAGAAAGCAAAATTAAACTTGCACAAACTATTGTAGATAAGGTAGAAGCAAAGTTTTTGTAA